The Amycolatopsis methanolica 239 nucleotide sequence GGCCGAGTCCGACACCAAGGCCGGTTTCCTGCTGGACGGGTTCCCCCGCAACACCAAGCAGGCCGAGGTCCTCGGCGAGATGCTGGCCGAGTCGGACAGCGCGCTCGACGCGGTCATCCAGCTCGACGTGCCGGAGGACGTCCTGGTCGAGCGCCTGCTTGGCCGCGGCCGCACGGACGACACCGAAGAGGTCATCCGCCGCAGGCAGCAGGTCTACCAGTCGGAGACCGCCCCGCTGCTGGACTACTACCGCGACATCCTGGTCAAGGTGGACGGCGTCGGCGAGGTCGACGAGGTCTCCTCGCGGATCGTGAACGCACTCGACGCGCGCGCGTGAACCTGGTGCCTTCCGTGCTCCGCCGCCACCGCGGCATCGAGATCAAGACGCCCGGGGAGCTGGACGCGATGCGGGCCGCCGGGATCGTGGTGGCCCGCACCCTCGCGGCTGTCGCCGAGGCCGCCAAGCCCGGCGTCAGCACCGGCGACCTGGACGAGATCGCCGAGCAGACCATCCGAGCGGCCGGCGCCGTGCCCTCGTTCAAGGGCTACCACGGCTTCCCGGCCTCGATCTGCGCGTCGGTGAACGAGCAGGTCGTCCACGGCATCCCGGCGAAGACCACCGTGCTGGCCGACGGCGACCTGCTGTCCGTGGACTGCGGCGCCATCCTCGATGGCTGGCACGGCGACTCCGCCGTCACCCTGGCCATCGGCTCGGTTTCGGCCGCTGACCAGGCGCTGTCGGCCGCCACCCGCGCCGCGATGCTCGCCGGCATCGAGGCCGCGGTGCCCGGCGCCCGGCTGACCGACATCTCGCACGCCGTGCAGTCCTCGGCCGAGACGTCGTCGGCGGCCGATGGCACCGAGTACGGCCAGATCGTCGAGTACGGCGGGCACGGCATCGGCACCGAGATGCACATGGAGCCGTTCCTGC carries:
- a CDS encoding adenylate kinase, producing the protein MTRLVLVGPPGAGKGTQAVALSQRLSIPHISTGDLFRAHVAEQTPLGEEAKRYLDSGELVPDSVTNEMVRERLAESDTKAGFLLDGFPRNTKQAEVLGEMLAESDSALDAVIQLDVPEDVLVERLLGRGRTDDTEEVIRRRQQVYQSETAPLLDYYRDILVKVDGVGEVDEVSSRIVNALDARA
- the map gene encoding type I methionyl aminopeptidase, producing MNLVPSVLRRHRGIEIKTPGELDAMRAAGIVVARTLAAVAEAAKPGVSTGDLDEIAEQTIRAAGAVPSFKGYHGFPASICASVNEQVVHGIPAKTTVLADGDLLSVDCGAILDGWHGDSAVTLAIGSVSAADQALSAATRAAMLAGIEAAVPGARLTDISHAVQSSAETSSAADGTEYGQIVEYGGHGIGTEMHMEPFLPNVGKPGKGPKLKPGMALAIEPMLTGGSAETVELEDGWTVVTADGSRAAHWEHTVAVTEDGPRVLTLPEGA